In a genomic window of Aggregatimonas sangjinii:
- a CDS encoding nucleotidyltransferase family protein — MTLLLMAAGSGSRYGKLKQFDDLGPEGEFLMEFAIYDALKNGFDHIVVITKKDNVNFLQEHLEDRLPSDVRLDVLAQEITDLPYGVVFTGERPKPWGTAHAVWTARNVIDAPFCVINADDFYGQSAYANAAKFIKEHPQDDHYALIGYTLKDTLSEHGTVSRGVCMTDGDNLISVDERLKLAQEGDKVIDADSGMEYTGDELASMNFWICRPAIFDEIETEFREFLEDDHMIRTSELYIPKTIQNLLQAGKAKVKVVPSQDNWFGVTYASDREVAVKSLQQKTNEGQYVSPLWQ; from the coding sequence ATGACATTACTTTTAATGGCCGCAGGAAGCGGAAGCCGATACGGAAAACTGAAACAATTCGATGATTTAGGTCCAGAAGGGGAATTCTTAATGGAGTTCGCCATCTACGACGCCCTTAAAAACGGATTTGACCACATCGTGGTAATCACAAAAAAAGACAATGTTAATTTCCTACAGGAGCATTTAGAAGACAGATTGCCCTCCGATGTGAGGTTAGATGTTTTGGCACAAGAAATCACCGATTTGCCCTACGGTGTTGTTTTCACTGGAGAGCGACCAAAACCATGGGGAACGGCCCATGCCGTTTGGACCGCTAGAAATGTCATAGATGCACCATTTTGTGTGATCAATGCCGATGATTTTTACGGACAATCCGCTTACGCCAACGCCGCAAAATTTATCAAGGAGCATCCCCAAGATGACCACTATGCCCTGATAGGGTACACCTTGAAAGACACCCTTTCGGAACACGGTACCGTTTCAAGAGGTGTTTGCATGACCGATGGCGACAATTTAATTTCAGTAGATGAACGATTAAAGCTGGCACAAGAGGGCGACAAGGTTATCGATGCCGATTCGGGTATGGAATATACCGGTGACGAATTGGCCAGTATGAACTTTTGGATATGTCGTCCCGCTATCTTCGATGAAATCGAGACCGAATTTCGCGAGTTTTTAGAAGATGATCATATGATCAGAACCAGCGAACTTTACATCCCAAAAACGATTCAGAATTTATTGCAGGCAGGTAAGGCTAAAGTGAAAGTGGTGCCATCGCAAGACAATTGGTTTGGAGTAACCTATGCCAGTGACAGGGAAGTTGCGGTCAAAAGCCTACAACAAAAAACGAACGAGGGACAGTACGTGTCTCCCTTATGGCAATAG
- a CDS encoding group III truncated hemoglobin codes for MSAKADIANRSEIALLVRTFYSKIRKHSELGPIFETVITDWEEHFELLTDFWETQLFLKRKYHGNPVTVHQEVDKKVNHTVTSEHFGQWLNLWFETLDELFEGENTWIVKNRAQKMSTMLFMKIFEARKL; via the coding sequence ATGTCTGCTAAAGCCGATATAGCAAATAGGTCCGAAATCGCCCTTTTGGTTCGTACCTTCTATTCGAAAATCAGAAAACATTCCGAACTTGGGCCTATTTTTGAAACGGTCATCACCGACTGGGAAGAACACTTTGAATTGCTTACCGATTTTTGGGAAACGCAGCTCTTCCTGAAACGCAAATACCACGGCAATCCGGTCACCGTACATCAAGAGGTCGATAAAAAAGTGAATCATACGGTTACCTCAGAACATTTCGGTCAATGGCTCAACCTCTGGTTTGAAACCTTGGACGAACTTTTCGAGGGCGAAAACACTTGGATTGTCAAAAACCGCGCTCAAAAAATGAGTACGATGTTGTTCATGAAAATTTTCGAGGCGAGAAAATTATGA
- a CDS encoding phosphotransferase enzyme family protein, whose product MAIASNTDEALSAILGQFKIPEDNYTFQAMTSGLINDTFLVSNAVRPIYVLQRINHVVFENVSGLMGNFQNALHHLRGSDYTQLDLVPTKEGGSYYERKDEPISYWRLIGFLENTRTYDTAPNEEVAFEAGRIIGKFHVLLQKADPSQYIETIPRFHELELRSDQFFEALGSASSDQLKMAGNAISFAKETFGKLLTMQVNDLPIRVCHNDTKLNNILFSETTQKALCLIDLDTLMCGRFSYDFGDAVRTIANTASEDEEDHSKINFQKPLFKALVMGLASNGAFLSDKEIQSLASGAVLMPFLHGLRALTDYLNNNKYYKVSYENQNLDRSASLFAFTEKALDHLVYMKEVTRENLVSL is encoded by the coding sequence ATGGCAATAGCATCAAATACGGACGAAGCGCTTAGTGCAATATTAGGGCAATTTAAAATCCCCGAGGACAACTACACTTTTCAGGCAATGACCAGTGGCCTGATCAATGACACCTTTTTGGTTTCGAATGCCGTTCGCCCGATTTATGTGCTACAGCGAATCAATCATGTGGTCTTTGAAAATGTCTCCGGCCTTATGGGCAATTTTCAAAATGCGCTTCACCATCTAAGGGGTAGCGACTATACACAACTCGATCTGGTACCGACCAAAGAAGGTGGTTCTTATTACGAGCGAAAAGATGAACCCATATCGTACTGGAGGTTAATAGGTTTTTTAGAAAACACACGCACCTATGATACCGCTCCCAATGAAGAAGTCGCTTTCGAGGCGGGACGTATTATCGGCAAGTTTCATGTGCTTTTACAAAAGGCCGACCCTTCCCAATACATCGAGACCATACCTCGCTTTCATGAACTTGAATTGCGCAGCGATCAATTTTTCGAAGCCTTGGGTTCTGCATCTTCAGATCAGCTAAAAATGGCGGGTAATGCTATTTCATTCGCGAAGGAGACATTCGGGAAACTTCTCACCATGCAAGTGAATGATCTTCCCATTCGCGTTTGTCATAACGACACAAAGCTGAACAACATCCTATTCTCCGAAACTACCCAAAAAGCGCTGTGCCTGATAGATCTGGACACCCTGATGTGCGGTCGCTTCTCATATGATTTCGGAGATGCCGTACGCACCATTGCCAATACAGCTTCCGAAGATGAAGAAGATCATTCCAAAATCAATTTTCAAAAACCGCTTTTCAAAGCACTGGTGATGGGTTTGGCCAGCAATGGTGCCTTTCTCTCCGACAAGGAAATACAGTCATTAGCAAGCGGAGCGGTGCTTATGCCGTTCCTACACGGTCTTCGCGCCTTGACCGATTATCTTAACAATAATAAATACTACAAGGTCAGCTACGAAAATCAAAACCTAGACCGTTCGGCGAGTTTATTTGCCTTTACCGAGAAGGCCCTCGATCACTTGGTATACATGAAAGAGGTAACTAGGGAAAATTTGGTTTCGTTATAG
- a CDS encoding urocanate hydratase, giving the protein MSLDFKSQILRGIPASLPEKREYVYSANHAPKRKDILSLDEKRLAIRNALRYFPEAWHQELAQEFATELQAHGRIYMYRFKPEYDMYARPIGEYPALSLQAAGIMLMIQNNLDPAVAQHPEELITYGGNGAVFQNWAQYLLTMRYLAMMSEEQTLHVYSGHPMGLFPSSKEAPRVVVTNGMMIPNYSRPDDWEKYNALGVTQYGQMTAGSYMYIGPQGIVHGTAITVMNAFRKVLQRNENPAGKLFLTAGLGGMSGAQPKAGNIAGCITICAEVNPAAAKKRHEQGWVDELLDDMEELVSRTKKAIKEKETVSLAFIGNVVTVWEKFDEADIFIHLGSDQTSLHNPWAGGYYPVDYSFEEANDLMSESPDLFKEKVQESLRRHAQAINNHTAKGTYFFDYGNAFLLEASRAGADIMAENTIDFKYPSYVQDILGPMCFDYGFGPFRWVCTSGNPEDLRKTDTIALKVMEQIKAEAPEEIQQQMQDNIKWITEAENNRLVVGSQARILYADAEGRAKIAEAFNKAIRSGKIQGPIVLGRDHHDVSGTDSPFRETSNIYDGSKFTADMAIHNVIGDSFRGATWVSIHNGGGVGWGEVVNGGFGMLLDGSEAASKRLKNMLFYDVNNGISRRSWARNEEALFAIKREMARTPALKVTLPNLVDDALLHGLFDEAVT; this is encoded by the coding sequence ATGAGTCTAGATTTCAAATCACAAATTCTACGGGGGATACCTGCCAGTCTTCCAGAGAAAAGGGAATATGTTTACAGTGCGAACCACGCGCCAAAACGGAAAGACATTCTTTCTTTGGATGAGAAAAGGTTGGCGATTCGCAATGCCTTGCGTTATTTTCCGGAAGCATGGCATCAAGAACTGGCCCAGGAATTTGCGACCGAATTACAGGCGCATGGGCGTATCTACATGTATCGGTTCAAGCCGGAATACGACATGTACGCTCGGCCAATCGGCGAATACCCGGCCCTATCGCTTCAAGCCGCCGGTATTATGCTGATGATCCAAAATAATTTAGACCCGGCGGTGGCACAACACCCCGAGGAACTCATCACCTATGGGGGTAACGGTGCGGTATTCCAAAATTGGGCGCAGTACCTATTGACCATGCGGTATTTGGCCATGATGAGCGAGGAGCAGACGTTACACGTTTATTCCGGACATCCAATGGGCCTGTTTCCTTCTTCAAAAGAAGCGCCTCGCGTTGTAGTGACCAACGGGATGATGATCCCCAACTATTCGCGACCGGACGACTGGGAGAAATACAATGCGCTGGGGGTGACCCAATACGGACAGATGACCGCTGGCTCCTACATGTACATTGGCCCCCAGGGCATCGTTCATGGTACCGCCATTACGGTAATGAACGCTTTTCGAAAGGTCTTACAAAGGAATGAAAATCCCGCAGGGAAACTATTCCTGACCGCAGGGCTGGGCGGTATGAGCGGTGCACAGCCTAAAGCGGGAAATATCGCAGGCTGCATCACTATTTGCGCAGAAGTAAATCCGGCGGCGGCAAAAAAAAGGCACGAACAAGGTTGGGTCGATGAATTATTGGACGATATGGAAGAGCTGGTTTCCCGAACCAAAAAGGCAATTAAAGAGAAAGAAACAGTTTCCCTGGCGTTTATAGGAAATGTAGTGACCGTCTGGGAAAAATTTGATGAGGCCGATATCTTTATTCACCTCGGCTCTGATCAAACCTCTTTGCACAACCCGTGGGCGGGCGGGTATTATCCGGTCGATTATTCATTTGAAGAAGCCAACGATTTGATGAGTGAAAGCCCTGACCTGTTTAAAGAAAAGGTACAGGAATCGCTTAGACGCCATGCCCAAGCCATTAACAACCACACTGCAAAGGGCACCTATTTCTTCGATTACGGCAATGCGTTTCTGTTGGAGGCCTCCAGGGCAGGAGCGGATATCATGGCGGAGAATACCATCGATTTTAAATACCCTTCTTATGTTCAGGATATTTTGGGTCCTATGTGTTTTGACTACGGATTCGGACCCTTCCGTTGGGTATGCACTTCGGGAAATCCCGAAGATTTGCGAAAGACAGATACCATTGCCCTAAAGGTTATGGAACAAATCAAAGCGGAAGCTCCGGAAGAAATTCAGCAGCAAATGCAGGACAACATTAAGTGGATAACTGAGGCGGAAAACAACCGATTGGTAGTAGGTTCCCAGGCCAGGATTCTATATGCCGATGCAGAAGGTCGTGCTAAAATTGCGGAGGCCTTCAACAAAGCCATTCGGTCTGGGAAAATTCAGGGGCCCATAGTTTTGGGACGGGACCACCACGATGTGAGCGGTACCGATTCCCCTTTCCGGGAAACAAGTAATATTTACGACGGCAGCAAGTTCACTGCCGACATGGCCATTCATAACGTTATTGGAGATAGTTTTCGTGGCGCTACCTGGGTGAGCATACACAACGGTGGCGGCGTAGGTTGGGGCGAAGTGGTAAATGGCGGATTCGGCATGTTGCTCGATGGCTCGGAAGCGGCGTCAAAGCGATTGAAAAATATGCTATTTTACGACGTGAACAATGGTATTTCCCGACGCAGTTGGGCACGCAATGAAGAAGCCTTGTTCGCAATTAAAAGGGAAATGGCCCGTACACCGGCATTGAAGGTTACCCTACCGAATTTGGTAGATGATGCTTTATTGCACGGATTGTTCGATGAAGCGGTAACTTAA
- a CDS encoding LysR family transcriptional regulator, with product MGYQLELRHFNYFMAVAEELHFRKAAERLFISQPGLSRQIKQMEEILEAQLFIRNKRKVVLTQAGTYLKGELEFILNHLDRTQKQLKLIDAGSSGGLRIGFLGSAMQKVVPDLLIRLRDKFPEIKTTLDELSNRAQVDAVLKDKLDLGFVRLARVPSGLQIRPVFEDTFSLVLPKDHRLSQNSFRTIKQLQEEHFILFSKEYSPLYFDKVMSICEDAGFTPKVSHRSVHAQTIFKLVENHMGIAIIPTALQYGFQMDVQFIELKNIKQKAILSVIWKSDNRNPVLKHSMDLLLAED from the coding sequence ATGGGTTATCAATTAGAGTTGCGGCATTTTAACTATTTTATGGCGGTTGCGGAAGAATTACACTTTCGAAAGGCCGCCGAAAGACTCTTTATTTCCCAACCCGGATTAAGTCGGCAAATCAAGCAAATGGAGGAGATTTTGGAAGCGCAGTTGTTCATCCGCAATAAGAGGAAGGTAGTGCTGACCCAAGCAGGAACCTACTTGAAAGGAGAGCTTGAGTTTATCTTGAACCATCTGGACCGCACCCAAAAGCAATTAAAATTGATCGATGCCGGAAGTTCCGGAGGGCTTCGTATCGGTTTTTTAGGCTCCGCGATGCAAAAGGTGGTGCCCGATTTATTGATTCGGCTACGCGATAAATTTCCTGAAATCAAAACCACCCTGGACGAACTTTCGAACCGCGCTCAGGTCGACGCCGTGTTAAAGGATAAACTCGACCTAGGTTTTGTGCGTTTGGCCAGAGTTCCAAGCGGACTTCAAATACGGCCTGTATTCGAAGACACCTTTTCGCTGGTGTTGCCAAAAGACCATCGGCTATCTCAAAACTCTTTTCGCACCATAAAACAATTGCAGGAAGAACATTTCATCCTATTTTCCAAAGAGTACAGTCCCTTGTACTTTGACAAGGTTATGAGTATTTGCGAAGATGCCGGTTTTACACCCAAGGTTTCCCACCGATCGGTGCATGCGCAGACGATTTTCAAGCTGGTCGAAAATCATATGGGAATTGCTATCATACCGACCGCTTTACAATACGGTTTTCAAATGGACGTCCAATTTATCGAACTTAAAAATATAAAGCAGAAAGCGATTTTATCCGTTATT
- a CDS encoding Gfo/Idh/MocA family protein: MNSRRKFIRKSALIGAGTALAPNLTYSMFDTNQNNKLNVALIGAGLRGTNHLENLLLRKDVNVTAVCDIDADRIAIAKDKIAKAGGKAPKTFGSNDLDYRNLLALKEVDAVIIATPWLWHVRMTVDAMKAGKYAGVEVSAANTMEECWDLVNVHEQTGNHMMILENVNYRRDIMAVLNMVKQNVFGELVHFRCGYQHDLRHVKFNDGKTAYGKGAEFGEKGISEARWRTEHSVKRNADVYPTHGVGPIAVMADINRGNRFVSMTSHATKGIGLHNYIVQVGGEDHPNTKVKFRQGDVITSTIDTANGETIIITHDCNLPRPYSLGFRVQGANGLWENDGDRIYIEGQSKEAHSWDADTEWLKKYDHPLWQKFGEYALDAGHGGMDFFVLNSFVESAKANIAPPLDAYDAAAWSAVTPLSEASIANNGEPQDFPDFTRGMWIKRQPYQWIKESY; this comes from the coding sequence ATGAATTCTAGACGAAAATTTATTCGAAAATCAGCGCTGATAGGTGCTGGGACTGCTTTGGCCCCCAACCTCACCTACAGCATGTTCGATACTAACCAAAATAATAAATTAAACGTGGCACTCATTGGTGCAGGACTGCGGGGTACGAACCATCTCGAGAACCTGCTTTTGCGTAAGGACGTAAATGTGACCGCGGTATGCGATATCGACGCAGATCGTATAGCCATAGCAAAAGATAAAATCGCCAAAGCGGGTGGGAAGGCCCCAAAAACCTTTGGGAGCAACGACTTGGATTACCGGAATCTTTTGGCGCTAAAGGAAGTTGATGCTGTTATCATTGCTACCCCATGGTTATGGCATGTACGAATGACCGTTGATGCCATGAAAGCTGGAAAGTACGCAGGTGTTGAAGTCTCTGCGGCCAATACGATGGAAGAGTGTTGGGACCTGGTGAATGTTCACGAACAAACGGGCAACCACATGATGATTTTGGAGAACGTAAACTACCGACGCGATATCATGGCCGTTTTGAATATGGTGAAGCAAAATGTCTTTGGAGAGCTGGTACATTTTAGATGTGGGTACCAACACGATTTGCGCCATGTAAAATTCAATGATGGAAAAACCGCTTATGGTAAAGGGGCCGAGTTTGGGGAAAAGGGTATTTCTGAAGCGAGATGGCGTACAGAGCATTCGGTAAAGCGCAATGCCGATGTATACCCTACTCATGGCGTTGGTCCGATTGCGGTGATGGCAGACATCAACAGGGGCAATCGATTTGTATCGATGACCTCGCACGCCACGAAGGGCATAGGATTGCATAATTATATCGTGCAAGTCGGAGGGGAGGACCATCCGAACACAAAGGTAAAGTTTAGGCAGGGCGATGTAATTACCTCTACCATCGACACTGCCAATGGCGAGACGATTATCATAACCCATGATTGCAATTTGCCAAGACCATATTCCTTAGGATTTCGGGTGCAAGGCGCTAACGGTTTGTGGGAAAATGACGGCGATAGAATTTATATCGAAGGCCAATCAAAAGAGGCGCACAGTTGGGATGCCGATACCGAATGGCTTAAAAAATACGATCATCCGTTATGGCAAAAGTTTGGGGAGTACGCCCTGGATGCCGGCCATGGGGGCATGGATTTCTTTGTACTGAATTCTTTCGTTGAATCTGCCAAAGCGAACATTGCACCACCACTGGATGCGTATGACGCGGCTGCGTGGAGTGCCGTAACCCCCTTGTCGGAAGCCTCTATTGCGAACAACGGCGAACCTCAGGACTTTCCCGATTTTACACGGGGTATGTGGATAAAGCGACAACCGTACCAATGGATCAAGGAGAGCTATTAG
- the hutG gene encoding formimidoylglutamase: MNRYIATKPEIYIGRESNRQLYLHQKIRCVDLEQEWNLSNEKSIGLLGYACDAGVKRNQGRKGAAKGPNAIRKVLGKMPNHLAENVVFSDFGTIKGPADEMENAQALLASKTSHLLQMNVFPILLGGSHDIAYGHYNGLKTPMGSDKTIGIINFDAHFDLRSNESGNNSGTPFYQIAQDCQTEGKPFHYLALGIRQDANDKLLFETASTLGVDYVENRNFDLSHFTTVENALDKFIERVDHIYVTIDLDGFSSAYSPGVSAPSPMGFSPDIVLKCLEKIITSKKLQSLDLAEMNPKYDIDNQTAKLAASLIHFVIHSI, from the coding sequence ATGAATAGATATATCGCTACCAAGCCCGAAATATATATCGGTCGAGAATCGAATCGGCAGCTATACTTGCACCAAAAAATACGTTGTGTCGATTTGGAACAGGAATGGAATCTATCCAATGAGAAATCTATTGGTCTCTTAGGGTATGCCTGTGATGCGGGGGTTAAAAGGAACCAAGGCCGTAAAGGTGCTGCGAAAGGACCAAATGCCATCAGAAAAGTGTTGGGCAAAATGCCCAATCATCTTGCTGAAAACGTTGTTTTTTCAGATTTCGGCACCATTAAAGGACCTGCCGACGAGATGGAAAATGCACAAGCATTATTAGCTTCCAAAACAAGCCATTTACTTCAGATGAATGTGTTTCCAATACTGTTGGGGGGTAGCCACGATATTGCCTATGGTCATTACAATGGTTTAAAAACCCCTATGGGATCGGATAAAACCATTGGCATCATTAACTTTGACGCCCATTTTGATCTTCGCTCCAACGAAAGCGGAAACAACTCCGGTACCCCGTTTTACCAAATAGCCCAAGATTGCCAGACAGAAGGTAAACCGTTCCACTATTTGGCTTTAGGCATTCGCCAAGACGCCAATGACAAGCTGCTTTTTGAAACTGCCTCAACGTTGGGTGTAGACTATGTTGAAAATAGGAATTTTGATCTCAGCCATTTCACAACAGTAGAAAACGCACTTGATAAATTCATTGAGCGTGTAGACCATATATACGTGACTATAGATTTAGACGGATTCTCATCTGCCTATTCCCCAGGGGTGAGTGCCCCTTCTCCCATGGGTTTTTCCCCGGACATCGTGCTAAAGTGCTTGGAAAAAATTATTACATCAAAAAAATTGCAGAGTCTTGATCTGGCGGAAATGAATCCGAAGTACGACATCGACAATCAAACTGCTAAATTGGCCGCAAGTCTGATTCACTTTGTAATTCATTCGATTTAG
- the hutH gene encoding histidine ammonia-lyase: MVTAPKTFHLGEDWLTAGIALAIAQGRTQLKLTTTARNRIRASAAAVQHIVEKGAVVYGINTGFGPLCTTTISKEETRILQTNILQSHSVGVGEPIASILAKLMLILKAQSLSKGYSGIAESTIDRIIWHIENDAIPVVPEQGSVGASGDLAPLSHLFLPLIGLGKVEHEGAVQPTADFFKKVGLKPLALGAKEGLALINGTQFIAAHAVKVVAELHSVLAQSDVVGAMMIESLQGSVKPFYNELHALRPFKGNVHVAKRVKRLLKGSEIMEDHIDCERVQDPYSLRCIPQVHGASRNTWLHLKELLEIELNSVTDNPVIFDKELTISGGNFHGQPLAMALDYACLAASELGNISDRRIYLALEGNSPGVPKLLMKDTGINSGYMILQYTTAALASENKGLCFPSSADSIPTSLGQEDHVSMGSISGRKALQVIGNVKKILAIELLTAAQAFEFRKPMKSGIFLDEIHKEIRKRVPFATMDRVFADDIEIGIQMIEEEFVLAIIERVRKQKGISLNTTYSGEFENY; encoded by the coding sequence ATGGTGACCGCTCCAAAAACATTCCACTTGGGGGAGGACTGGCTTACGGCCGGCATTGCCCTCGCCATTGCCCAAGGCAGGACACAACTTAAACTCACGACAACAGCGCGGAATAGGATACGCGCAAGTGCGGCCGCGGTGCAACATATTGTTGAGAAAGGAGCGGTGGTGTATGGTATCAATACGGGGTTCGGCCCATTATGTACTACAACAATCTCCAAGGAAGAAACCCGGATTTTGCAGACCAATATTCTACAAAGTCATAGCGTTGGAGTGGGTGAGCCGATCGCTTCCATTTTGGCAAAACTAATGCTTATCCTAAAGGCACAGTCTCTTTCGAAAGGCTATTCCGGTATCGCTGAAAGTACCATTGACCGAATTATATGGCATATCGAGAACGACGCCATCCCTGTAGTGCCAGAACAGGGTTCTGTTGGAGCCTCCGGGGACCTAGCGCCCTTATCACATCTCTTTTTGCCATTGATCGGATTGGGCAAAGTGGAACATGAAGGTGCCGTACAACCAACGGCCGACTTCTTTAAAAAAGTCGGGCTAAAACCTTTGGCATTGGGAGCAAAGGAAGGCTTGGCCTTGATCAACGGCACGCAGTTCATTGCGGCCCATGCCGTGAAAGTCGTTGCCGAATTGCATTCCGTTTTAGCCCAATCCGATGTTGTAGGGGCCATGATGATCGAGAGCCTACAAGGTTCCGTAAAACCCTTCTACAATGAACTGCATGCGTTGCGCCCTTTTAAGGGTAATGTGCATGTGGCCAAAAGGGTAAAGCGATTGCTAAAAGGTTCGGAAATCATGGAAGACCATATCGATTGCGAACGTGTTCAGGACCCTTACTCCTTACGTTGTATTCCACAGGTACATGGTGCCTCTAGAAATACATGGTTGCATTTAAAGGAGCTTCTTGAAATTGAACTGAATTCGGTCACCGACAACCCGGTCATCTTTGATAAGGAGCTGACGATTAGCGGTGGCAATTTTCATGGCCAACCCCTGGCTATGGCCTTGGATTATGCCTGTCTGGCCGCTTCCGAACTCGGGAATATTTCGGACCGTAGAATTTATTTGGCGCTCGAGGGCAATAGCCCCGGTGTCCCTAAACTACTCATGAAAGATACCGGTATCAATTCGGGTTATATGATCTTGCAATATACCACGGCTGCATTGGCGAGTGAAAATAAAGGCCTATGTTTTCCCTCAAGCGCCGATAGCATTCCCACTTCCTTAGGACAGGAAGACCATGTGAGCATGGGTTCGATCAGTGGGCGAAAAGCCTTGCAAGTAATCGGTAATGTGAAAAAAATATTGGCCATAGAACTGCTGACCGCAGCGCAGGCCTTTGAGTTCAGAAAACCGATGAAGTCCGGAATTTTCTTGGATGAAATTCATAAGGAAATCCGTAAAAGAGTTCCTTTCGCGACCATGGACCGTGTTTTTGCCGATGATATCGAAATCGGTATTCAAATGATCGAGGAAGAATTCGTGCTTGCCATCATCGAAAGAGTCAGAAAACAAAAAGGAATATCTTTGAACACCACCTATTCGGGTGAGTTCGAGAACTATTGA
- the hutI gene encoding imidazolonepropionase — protein MNNYQFIGPFKQLLPMSGLPLKGALSDGQLPVIENAGMLLENDRVLKIGPYDAILADASSRKADIIALKGDHVCIPGLIDAHTHICFGGSRANDYAMRNAGKSYLEIAKAGGGIWDTVTQTRKATKAELVKKTIKRAKQHLKNGVTTIEVKSGYGLSVDEELKMLRAIREANKELPIDLISTCLAAHMLPKDFEGDEENYLTEIAEKLFPVLKEEKLTNRIDAFIEESAFYEAQITPYFQKAREMGFDITVHADQFSTGGSQVAVAFGAVSADHLEASTQAEIELLAKSNVIATALPGASLGLGCGFTPARKILDAGGALAIASDHNPGSAPMGDLLTQAAILGTFEKLTNAEVLAGITYRAAAALNLKNRGQLALGFLADFCLFHTNDYREILYNQGSFKPCVVWKNGQAVFDKHQ, from the coding sequence ATGAACAACTACCAATTTATAGGCCCCTTTAAGCAACTGCTCCCCATGTCTGGCTTGCCGCTCAAAGGAGCACTTTCTGACGGTCAGCTTCCTGTAATCGAAAACGCGGGAATGCTTCTAGAAAATGACCGCGTATTAAAAATAGGTCCTTATGATGCAATCCTTGCGGATGCCTCATCCCGAAAAGCGGACATCATAGCATTAAAGGGTGACCATGTTTGTATTCCTGGCCTTATCGATGCGCACACGCATATCTGCTTTGGCGGAAGTCGGGCCAATGATTATGCCATGCGAAATGCGGGAAAATCCTATCTGGAAATTGCAAAAGCCGGGGGTGGCATTTGGGATACCGTGACCCAAACCAGAAAGGCGACCAAGGCCGAATTGGTCAAAAAAACGATCAAACGGGCCAAACAACATTTGAAAAACGGGGTCACCACCATAGAGGTAAAGAGCGGGTACGGCCTTTCGGTCGACGAAGAACTTAAAATGCTCAGGGCCATTCGGGAAGCCAACAAGGAACTTCCGATAGATTTGATTTCCACCTGTTTGGCCGCGCATATGTTGCCCAAGGATTTTGAAGGGGATGAAGAAAATTATTTAACGGAAATCGCTGAAAAACTATTTCCCGTTTTGAAGGAAGAAAAACTCACCAATCGCATCGACGCTTTTATTGAAGAGAGTGCCTTTTACGAGGCTCAGATCACTCCATATTTTCAAAAAGCCCGGGAAATGGGGTTTGACATCACCGTACATGCGGACCAATTTTCTACCGGCGGTAGCCAGGTCGCCGTCGCTTTCGGTGCGGTTAGTGCGGACCATTTGGAAGCCAGTACGCAGGCTGAAATCGAACTATTGGCAAAAAGCAATGTCATCGCTACTGCGCTACCCGGTGCCTCTTTGGGCTTGGGGTGTGGCTTTACACCGGCCCGAAAAATATTGGACGCAGGCGGCGCTTTGGCCATAGCCAGTGACCACAACCCGGGTTCCGCACCTATGGGTGATTTGCTTACCCAAGCCGCTATCTTGGGCACTTTTGAAAAATTGACCAATGCCGAAGTGCTGGCAGGCATTACCTATCGGGCGGCTGCGGCCTTGAATCTAAAAAACAGGGGGCAATTGGCTCTAGGGTTTTTAGCCGATTTCTGCTTATTCCACACCAACGATTACAGAGAAATCCTTTACAACCAAGGCTCGTTTAAGCCGTGTGTGGTTTGGAAAAATGGGCAGGCCGTTTTTGATAAACATCAGTAG